A region of the Mangifera indica cultivar Alphonso chromosome 10, CATAS_Mindica_2.1, whole genome shotgun sequence genome:
GTGCTCAATTGACAACAGATCTCTCGGTGCGAGATTCTACTATTTTTAGGTAGCAAATATCTTATGATGTAGCTTTCAGAAAAGCTCTTCCGGGCTAACGAAGAGCCAAAGGACCATGGCATCCAAGGAGCTGCACAATTACAATTCGAAACTAGTATAAGCAACTCAAGATTTTAGAGGCAGACAAGAAATTATTCAGCTTAAACCAAGAACAAAATAGATTGCTTAACTCACAAATCATTTTTCCACCTAACATGTATAAACTAAGGGATtgattaacaataattaaaaagaattgaAGAAGAGCATATTAGCAGCTTTAAAATGTTTTCAAACCAATATAGATTTGATGTTACCTTAGCATTCACACCATCAGGCACAATCCTGTTCTCTGACTTCCATCTCAGATAATCGGCACGGCTAAACTTGGTCAATCCCCTAAAAAGGGAATATATATAAGCTATGGTGagaattaatcttaaaaataagaGATGTCCATATTCTACAAGTATTCaccaaaataaaagatatagaAAAGAGAAATTGTCTATCATGGGTAAATTTAGCCATAattgaactttttaaataaatgtaagaCTTGTTCCAAAGGCTCCATCATTCCAACCACCATAATGAGGGTACTAAAAGGTTTTGACCTACAAACAAGGCCAAAGACTGCAACCAGCAGGCCAACTAATCTGCAATTCTAACACCAAATGTTGCATATGATttgtataaagagaaaaaataatgaatgaataattaaaattcatagaaaTACAAAGGGAATTACCATTTCCTGCTTACAATAATCTTTTGACGACCCGGGAACTTAAACTTGGCACGGCGAAGAGCCTCCTGAGCGTGATGGCTATTGCTGTCCTTGCATCGAACAGAAAGCAGGACCTGACCAATGCTAACTCTAGCACAGGTACCTTGGGGTTTACCAAAGGCACCTCTCATGCCAGTCTGGAGCCTATCAGCCCCAGCACACGAAAGCATCTTGTTAATTCGAAGAACATGGAATGGGTGCACCCTAACTCTCAAATGGAAGGCATCCTTGCCAGCAAATTTGACCATGTACTTGTTGCAGGCAATGCGAGCAGCTTCCAAGGCCTCACTGGACACATTTTCCTTCTCCCAACTCACAAGGTGAACACAGAATGGGAACTCATCAACACCTTTCTTTTTCATCCCAATATCATAAATTCTAATCTTGGGATCAGGAAACCGCGGCAATAGCGCGACTTGGGGTAGGGTTTGTTCTTGATTTGACGATAGCACCTCGCCGGTCCTaccaaatcaattatatatgtCAACTGAATACCACagttgattaaaaattaaagatcaCGTCTTTCCATAAAGCAAATACgaataataaagaaagaaatgaacTTACTTCTACCCATGGCGGCAAGCTCAGGTGTCGTTGCTCTGATGCGCTCCGCCGGCGAGTTACGATTAGAGTTGAGAGACGATCCCTTAAATAGTCTGGGTAAAACAATGAAATGAAACCTTGGATGGCTAATCCCCATTGTTAGGCGTGTGTAATGGGCTTGGCCACAAGCCCAGATTGAAAGCCCATCCGTAGTCGGAAAAGTTGTAAACATGACATATGAATACCGGTTTGAATCAAACGATGAAATAATATTTCCTTTACTAACTTAAATACGAAATCGaaagtttataattaatttcatataattaaataattttaaattaaaaataaaataaaataatttattttatatatttatttatttattttatatatttaaaatttgtttatataacaATGTATTTAATTTGCGTTACATTATTTGTCTCTCTAACAACTATTCTTAAAGGTGATAGTGTGTATGatccaatttaatataatttaaaaaaaaaaattttgattaaagtgagtaaaatgatttataaaaattttcaaaccaaacttaattaaaaaaatataatttaatctagtttgattttacagtttaaatttattaaaataattcattttcaaatacaTCGTACTTAATAAATAGTAGttgaattatagttatttagTATAACTATGtctatgatataataattgaatcatgtatcatatcgtatattaaaacactaattttttatattgtgtatCAAGTATCACATCATattatgtgatttttaaaaaataaaatattaataaaataataaaaaatcaatatcacttaaaaaaatattataaatgtctttaaaaattttaaatttcacataTATGTCTTCACTacatcaatattttatttaaaaaatatttcgatttatattaataatatatatcatattatatgatatattttatattgtatgatatatctattatattatattaatttgatatattttataatatgtataattttatatccgtATCATCTCTTATGgtagaatatatattatatattataaggtaTTGATTCTTGTGGTGTtgatatcaattatatatttagaatgaATAAACTTACTTCTATATCCAAACACTCTCGCTTAGTTCAACCGTTAGGGGCCTTGGTTTGGACTTCCTAAAATATGACTAAGTTCATTGCCCTATACTGTGACGTGGCTCGTTGATGGAAGACCCTGGCTGATTACGTGTCTCTCTACCTTTCTTGTTGGATTGACAATCGATTACATCAAGGACTTGAACTTGCAACACAACTGAACGACTCCACCATGAAAATCTTTCACATTCCTTGCTTGGAAGACAACTATTCCTACTTGTAATTAACCCTTCTTTCGTTTTCAGCTTATGGTGTTTATGGTGTTTATGATGAttaaagatttgattttgatctGGTGTTTTTTTTCAGGATTATAGATGAGACCACTAAGGAGGCGGCTGTAGTGGATCCGGTTGACCCTCAGAAGGTAATCGATGCTGCCAAAGAACATGGCGCTCAGCTTACTCTCGTTCTCACCACCCATCATCACTGGTAACAAGATAGCCCACATAGaaaattcatttctttttaattttaaaattttatagttgaAAGGGTATTGAACCGATTGAAGCATACAGGGACCATGCTGGTGGGAATGATAAGATAAAGCAGATTGTGCCTGGAATTAAGGTGTATGGTGGCTCGCTAGATAATGTTAGAGGCTGTACTCATCAAGTGGAAAATGGTGATAACATTTCACTTGGTGCTCATATCAATATATTGTCTCTTCACACACCTTGGtatgctttttctttcttcagatTACACTACTTGAAGatgaattaattttactaaGGATGCCTCACCTTTTTTTCTCCTCCAGCCACACGAAAGGTCACATAAGTTATTATGTGACCGGCAAAGAGGGAGAACAGGACCCTGCTGTTTTCACCGGAGATACATTGGTAAGACAAAGACACTTGCCTTAATTTTTCATCAGGGCTATTTAAACCATAGATCGGTTGCTGGCATTTTTCATTATGTTGGAGttaaacttttatttctttttctcgtATATTTGTGCTTAAGGCAATGGTTTGCgccttttttttcctctctctaTTGTAGTTTATAGCTGGCTGTGGAAAATTTTTTGAAGGCACAGCCGAACAGATGTATCAATCACTGTGTGTAACATTGGGCTCATTGCCAAAGCCAACTCGAGTTTACTGTGGCCACGAGGTAAAATAGGAGTTTGCAACTGTCTTTatgcttattttcttttattaagaTACTCTTGAactttaatttctaatttatgatatattagGAGTTTGCAACTGTCTTTATGTATTTCATATATGTCAATTTCACTGT
Encoded here:
- the LOC123226841 gene encoding hydroxyacylglutathione hydrolase cytoplasmic, which translates into the protein MKIFHIPCLEDNYSYLIIDETTKEAAVVDPVDPQKVIDAAKEHGAQLTLVLTTHHHWDHAGGNDKIKQIVPGIKVYGGSLDNVRGCTHQVENGDNISLGAHINILSLHTPCHTKGHISYYVTGKEGEQDPAVFTGDTLFIAGCGKFFEGTAEQMYQSLCVTLGSLPKPTRVYCGHEYTVKNLQFALTVEPNNAKIQQKLSWAQQQRQAGLPTIPSTIEEEMETNPFIRVDLPEIQGLVGCHAPVEALQKIRQLKDNWRG